A part of Scleropages formosus chromosome 3, fSclFor1.1, whole genome shotgun sequence genomic DNA contains:
- the LOC108934925 gene encoding discoidin domain-containing receptor 2-like, whose product MKIFCHRGDFQKMGFLLMILVCLFADVWSQVNPGVCRYPLGMSGGQIEDKDISASSQWSESTAARYGRLDFEDGDGAWCPDMSVEPESTKEFLQIDLRSLHFITLVGTQGRHAGGFGKEFAQMYQIKYSRNGRRWVSWRNRHGRQVIEGNKNAYDTVLKDLEPPIIARFVRFMPITDHSMNVCMRVELYGCEWLDGLVSYSAPIGQLMVHRGQHIYLNDSVYDGEVGYSSGMTEGLGQLTDGVCGLDDFTHSHVYNVWPGYDYVGWTNESFPGNYVEILFEFDRIRNFTTMKVHCNNMFPKKVKTFRQATCFFRSSSDWEPTPVTFSPVMDDVNPSARFVTVALNNRMASSIKCQYFFADAWMMFSEITFQSDTAVYNTTLASRKSGAPPSTQPGDDPTHKVDDSNTRILIGCLVAIIFILVAIIVIILWRQVWQKMLEKASRRMLDDELTASLSIQSETFTYNNNNQSSAGSEQESNSTYERIFPLGPDYQEPSRLIRKLPEFSLSMEEAGTSGVSKPVQAGPQEGVPHYAEADIVNLQGVTGSNTYSVPAITMDLLSGKDLAVEEFPRKQLTFKEKLGEGQFGEVHLCEAEGMQEFMDKDFSFDVSNNQPVLVAVKMLREDANKNARTDFLKEIKIMSRLKDPNIVRLLGVCVCSDPLCMITEYMENGDLNQFLSRHEPEGQIALACNAPTVSYSNLHHMATQIASGMKYLSSLNFVHRDLATRNCLVGKDYTIKIADFGMSRNLYSGDYYRIQGRAVLPIRWMAWESILLGKFTTASDVWAFGVTLWETFTLCKEQPYSQLSDEQVIENTGEFFRDQQRQIYLPQPACCPDPIYKLMLSCWQRNTNERPSFQEIHQTLLGCLV is encoded by the exons ATGAAGATTTTCTGTCATCGTGGAGACTTTCAGAAGATGGGCTTCCTTCTCATGATCCTGGTCTGCTTGTTTGCTGATGTTTGGTCACAGGTAAATCCAG GTGTGTGTCGCTATCCACTCGGGATGAGCGGCGGTCAGATTGAAGACAAAGACATCTCAGCCTCAAGCCAGTGGTCCGAGTCCACGGCAGCCAGATAcggcag GCTAGACTTTGAGGATGGGGATGGTGCCTGGTGCCCGGATATGTCAGTGGAGCCTGAGAGCACCAAGGAGTTCCTACAGATCGACCTGCGCTCTCTGCACTTCATCACGCTGGTGGGCACGCAGGGCCGCCACGCCGGTGGATTCGGAAAGGAGTTTGCCCAGATGTACCAGATCAAGTACAGTCGCAATGGCAGGCGCTGGGTCTCCTGGCGTAACCGGCACGGCCGCCAG GTTATCGAGGGCAATAAGAACGCCTATGACACTGTGCTGAAGGACCTGGAGCCACCCATCATTGCCCGCTTCGTGCGCTTCATGCCCATCACCGACCACTCCATGAACGTGTGCATGAGGGTGGAGCTTTATGGCTGCGAATGGCTTG atggcctggtgtcctacAGCGCCCCCATAGGGCAGCTCATGGTCCACCGTGGCCAACACATCTACCTGAACGACTCCGTGTATGATGGAGAGGTGGGATACAG CTCCGGTATGACAGAAGGCCTGGGCCAACTGACAGATGGAGTGTGCGGCCTGGATGACTTCACCCACAGCCACGTCTACAATGTGTGGCCTGGCTACGACTATGTGGGCTGGACCAACGAAAGCTTCCCAGGCAACTATGTAGAGATCCTGTTTGAGTTTGACCGCATTCGGAACTTTACTACAATGAAg GTGCACTGCAACAACATGTTCCCGAAAAAGGTGAAGACGTTCCGGCAAGCCACGTGCTTCTTCCGTTCATCATCTGACTGGGAGCCCACACCCGTCACCTTCAGCCCCGTGATGGATGACGTGAACCCCAGCGCACGCTTCGTCACCGTCGCCCTCAACAACCGCATGGCCAGCTCCATCAAGTGCCAGTATTTCTTCGCCGATGCCTGGATGATGTTCAGCGAAATCACCTTCCAGTCCG ATACAGCAGTGTACAACACAACTTTAGCTTCCCGAAAATCTGGTGCGCCCCCAAGCACGCAGCCAG GAGATGACCCCACTCACAAAGTGGATGACAGCAATACAAGGATCCTGATTGGCTGCTTGGTTGCCATCATATTCATCCTGGTGGCAATTATTGTGATCATACTGTGGCGACAAGTCTGGCAGAAGATGCTAGAAAAG GCATCCCGTCGGATGCTGGACGATGAACTGACGGCCAGCCTGTCGATACAAAGTGAGACCTTCACATACAACAACAATAACCAGTCCTCAGCAGGCAGTGAGCAGGAGTCCAACTCCACTTATGAGAGGATCTTCCCCCTGGGACCCGACTACCAGGAGCCCTCGCGTCTCATCCGCAAGCTGCCTGAGTTCTCGCTCTCCATGGAAGAGGCTG GGACCAGCGGGGTGTCAAAGCCTGTCCAAGCCGGTCCCCAAGAAGGCGTGCCACACTACGCCGAAGCTGATATAGTGAATCTCCAGGGTGTGACAGGCAGTAACACATACTCTGTTCCCGCCATAACCATGGACCTGCTATCAGGGAAAGACCTGGCTGTGGAGGAGTTCCCCCGCAAGCAGCTCACCTTCAAGGAAAAGCTGGGAGAGGGACAGTTTGGAGAG GTACATCTGTGTGAGGCAGAGGGCATGCAGGAGTTCATGGACAAAGACTTCTCTTTCGATGTCAGCAACAATCAGCCCGTCCTCGTGGCAGTGAAGATGTTGCGCGAAGATGCCAACAAGAATGCAAG GACCGATTTCCTGAAAGAGATCAAGATCATGTCACGGCTGAAAGACCCCAACATCGTACGCCTGCTGggcgtgtgtgtctgcagtgatCCCCTCTGTATGATCACTGAGTACATGGAGAACGGGGATCTTAACCAGTTCCTGTCCCGCCATGAGCCCGAAGGTCAGATTGCGCTGGCTTGTAATGCCCCCACTGTCAG CTACAGCAACCTGCATCACATGGCCACCCAGATTGCCTCAGGCATGAAATACCTGTCCTCCCTCAACTTTGTGCATCGCGACCTGGCTACGCGCAACTGTCTGGTGGGCAAAGACTACACCATCAAGATCGCTGACTTCGGCATGAGCCGCAACCTGTACAGCGGCGACTACTACCGCATCCAGGGCCGCGCTGTGCTGCCCATCCGCTGGATGGCCTGGGAGAGCATCCTACTG GGTAAATTCACCACTGCTAGCGATGTGTGGGCCTTCGGCGTGACCCTGTGGGAGACATTCACGTTGTGCAAGGAGCAGCCGTACTCACAGCTTTCCGATGAGCAGGTCATTGAAAACACCGGCGAATTCTTCAGGGACCAGCAGCGCCAG ATCTACCTGCCCCAGCCAGCCTGCTGCCCTGACCCCATCTACAAGCTCATGTTGAGCTGCTGGCAGAGGAACACAAATGAACGGCCGTCTTTCCAAGAGATCCACCAAACACTTCTGGGGTGTCTAGTATAG